A window from Tautonia rosea encodes these proteins:
- a CDS encoding RHS repeat-associated core domain-containing protein → TTWTVYDGPHAYADFDGSGTLQTRYLHGPAVDMLLARTSAAGTTAWYLTDRLGSVRDLASTSGTVINHVAYDGFGKVLGETNPANGDRFKFTGREQDAVTGLQYNRARYYDAAIGRWTQEDPIGFA, encoded by the coding sequence GACCACCTGGACGGTCTACGACGGCCCGCACGCCTATGCCGACTTCGACGGCTCCGGCACGCTGCAAACCCGCTACCTGCACGGCCCGGCCGTGGACATGCTCCTGGCCCGCACCTCCGCCGCCGGCACCACGGCCTGGTACCTGACCGACCGCCTCGGCAGCGTCCGCGACCTGGCCAGCACCTCCGGCACCGTGATCAACCACGTCGCCTACGACGGCTTCGGGAAGGTGCTCGGCGAGACCAACCCGGCGAACGGCGACCGCTTCAAGTTCACCGGACGCGAGCAGGATGCCGTCACCGGCCTGCAGTACAACCGCGCCCGCTACTACGACGCGGCGATCGGCCGCTGGACCCAGGAGGACCCGATCGGCTTCGCCG